A genomic region of Magnolia sinica isolate HGM2019 chromosome 6, MsV1, whole genome shotgun sequence contains the following coding sequences:
- the LOC131248308 gene encoding uncharacterized protein LOC131248308, with product MGLHGCSATGELDSENFSEPLPWIGLYIAVASLLCLLAMAIDAFHGFRRRKLWFPCKFFSLNAASLTLLAIATKLPVDLSTSMPRGEEQITKLSGTILICTAMGNFMPSLGTMEDSGLFSNVLALVILVITMVVNIGIQMGTGAIYAFLPEHIIIMFFMIVLLAILVSSALTIPTTKQLLEHQYKKKHKQQQLEQQYDKKHKLALDEEVDKAEVFHVDKLKETGIG from the coding sequence ATGGGGCTGCATGGCTGCAGTGCCACTGGTGAGCTTGACAGCGAGAACTTCAGCGAACCATTGCCATGGATCGGCTTGTACATAGCTGTAGCTTCACTTTTGTGCTTGCTTGCCATGGCAATCGACGCCTTTCATGGATTCCGTCGCCGGAAGCTCTGGTTCCCATGCAAGTTTTTCTCACTCAACGCTGCTTCCTTGACCCTCTTAGCCATTGCCACAAAACTGCCCGTGGATCTGAGCACATCCATGCCACGCGGTGAAGAACAAATTACCAAGCTCAGTGGCACGATCCTTATTTGCACTGCAATGGGCAACTTCATGCCCTCTCTAGGAACTATGGAGGACTCTGGATTGTTCTCAAACGTTCTTGCCTTGGTTATTCTCGTGATCACCATGGTTGTTAACATTGGTATTCAAATGGGTACCGGTGCGATCTATGCTTTCTTACCTGAACACATCATAATCATGTTTTTCATGATAGTTTTGCTTGCGATCTTGGTTTCTTCTGCTTTAACAATTCCAACAACCAAGCAGCTGCTGGAACACCAATATAAGAAGAAGCATAAACAGCAGCAGCTGGAACAACAATATGATAAGAAGCATAAACTGGCTTTAGATGAAGAAGTGGACAAGGCTGAGGTGTTCCACGTTGATAAATTGAAAGAGACTGGTATTGGATGA
- the LOC131249493 gene encoding uncharacterized protein LOC131249493, giving the protein MGLHGCSATGELNEENFSHPMPWIGLYIAGGSLVCALFMAIDAFYGFRQRKLWFPCKFFSLNATSLTFLSIATKLPVDLNTSMPRREEQLAKLSGSILICTTMGNFMTSLGTMKDSEMLSNVFALAIFVITVVVNVAIQMGTGVIYAFLPEHAVILFFMIILLVILVSSSLTVPTAKQLLEKQYDKKHALASAGAEASNVHKLTEAVKKYWMLAHTSSPQYVLGRSATCTASGAFCLLSALILLEASVRSSSLHFCKGESDYTWSSKLILISQAIAVGVGTIAPAIRWFNAIRFRRPDSRRRCRDEFKVEEYWFESLREWKEIPLPFSISSRRFRKITHVSKNLILDACIGMQIAVVVVCKFVGLASILPVSWLRLFSCWKRHGSSKSENLQDFVLHLKGEEDLVHLIMKSGRRDTEQWIARGKKHEPTHLIELLKSSSSEGFNGVAEFDRDQVPPIGENLPNCWALPVVTLTSIAIALPDIDKSIIRSLWHAVDKGLRYVRLIEKNLDVKGLSNMREAADILWLGIDIYDKWLDHDLRKLVTEEKQTEKIISKLADIGKEIIDKFKAGGEGDKSHLEWPTMVLAANSMYRICETILQDHRNKVGSPDTLFKWLQTTIADILGACLTNLPRVISMECFCCSIEVREERTRNMAYILGEAEAILTILSKHKFSDLSDSQRADIDEWRSRKQGECLA; this is encoded by the coding sequence atgGGGCTACATGGCTGCAGCGCCACTGGCGAGCTCAACGAGGAGAACTTCAGCCATCCGATGCCATGGATCGGCCTCTACATAGCTGGAGgttcactggtgtgtgcactttTCATGGCAATCGATGCCTTTTATGGGTTCCGTCAGCGGAAGCTCTGGTTCCCTTGCAAGTTCTTCTCACTCAACGCCACTTCCTTAACCTTCTTATCCATCGCTACAAAACTGCCTGTGGATCTGAACACATCCATGCCACGCCGTGAAGAACAGCTTGCCAAGCTCAGCGGCAGCATCCTGATTTGCACTACAATGGGCAACTTCATGACCTCTCTAGGAACTATGAAGGACTCTGAAATGCTCTCGAACGTTTTTGCCTTGGCTATTTTTGTGATCACTGTCGTCGTTAATGTCGCTATTCAAATGGGTACTGGCGTGATCTATGCTTTCTTACCCGAACATGCTGTAATCttgtttttcatgatcattttgcTTGTGATCTTGGTTTCTTCCTCTTTAACAGTTCCAACAGCCAAGCAGCTGCTGGAAAAACAGTATGATAAGAAGCATGCACTAGCTTCTGCTGGAGCGGAGGCGTCCAACGTTCATAAATTGACAGAGGCTGTAAAAAAGTATTGGATGTTGGCTCATACTAGTAGTCCTCAGTACGTTCTAGGACGCTCGGCTACTTGCACTGCTTCAGGAGCTTTCTGCCTCCTCAGTGCACTGATTTTATTGGAAGCTTCAGTCAGATCCTCATCCTTGCACTTCTGCAAGGGGGAATCCGACTATACGTGGTCAAGTAAATTGATATTAATTTCTCAGGCGATTGCAGTTGGAGTTGGTACCATTGCCCCAGCTATTAGATGGTTCAATGCTATTCGCTTCAGAAGGCCAGATAGTCGAAGAAGATGCAGAGATGAGTTTAAGGTAGAGGAGTACTGGTTTGAGAGCCTGAGAGAATGGAAAGAAATTCCTTTACCATTCAGCATTAGTAGCAGGCGGTTTAGAAAAATCACCCATGTCTCAAAAAATCTAATTCTGGATGCCTGTATCGGAATGCAAATTGCAGTAGTAGTAGTCTGCAAGTTCGTTGGGCTGGCTTCTATACTGCCAGTGAGTTGGCTTAGACTCTTCTCCTGCTGGAAGCGACATGGGAGTTCGAAGTCAGAGAACTTGCAGGATTTTGTGTTGCATCTGAAAGGGGAGGAAGACTTGGTCCATCTGATCATGAAAAGCGGCCGCCGAGACACGGAGCAATGGATTGCGAGGGGCAAGAAACATGAACCTACTCATCTGATTGAACTTCTAAAATCATCTTCatcagaaggtttcaatggcgtggCTGAGTTCGATCGCGACCAGGTTCCACCAATTGGGGAGAATCTTCCAAACTGTTGGGCTTTGCCCGTGGTTACTCTCACAAGTATCGCAATCGCACTTCCCGACATTGATAAAAGTATAATTAGATCGTTATGGCATGCCGTAGATAAAGGCCTCAGGTATGTAAGGCTCATAGAAAAGAATCTGGATGTAAAGGGGTTGAGTAACATGAGAGAGGCAGCTGATATACTCTGGCTTGGTATTGACATTTATGATAAATGGCTTGACCATGATCTCCGAAAATTAGTCACTGAAGAAAAACAGACAGAGAAGATTATCAGTAAACTTGCAGATATTGGAAAGGAAATCATTGATAAGTTCAAAGCTGGGGGCGAGGGAGACAAAAGTCACCTTGAATGGCCTACAATGGTATTGGCTGCCAATTCGATGTACCGGATTTGTGAGACTATTCTACAGGACCACAGAAACAAGGTTGGGAGTCCTGACACCTTATTCAAATGGTTACAAACAACCATTGCGGACATATTGGGGGCTTGCCTTACCAACCTACCTCGTGTGATATCCATGGAATGTTTCTGCTGCAGCATTGAAGTGAGGGAAGAAAGAACCAGGAATATGGCGTATATTCTCGGTGAAGCTGAAGCTATTCTGACAATTTTAAGTAAGCATAAGTTCTCAGATTTGAGCGATTCTCAGAGAGCAGATATTGACGAATGGCGTTCGAGAAAGCAGGGAGAATGTTTAGCTTAA
- the LOC131249494 gene encoding uncharacterized protein LOC131249494 — MKQLIEKGRKNEPTHLIKLLESALSESLNGVAEFDSDQVPPIGEKLQNCWVLPVVTLTSIAVAIPDIDQNTIRSLRDAVDEGLKYVRLIESCDTDIYDQKRFNMRKAADIVWRGIDIYDQWLDIDLHKLVTEEKHTKKIIEKLTDIGSKSVLEFTAGGGGEWPAKVLAANSMYRIGKTILGKHNDKLESPEDLFKWLQTTIADILGACLTNLPRVISIEHRGDSIDEREKEIKDAASALGEARDVFAILSKHKLPDLSPYEMADIDDWREALSRPSSPDDV, encoded by the coding sequence ATGAAGCAATTGATTGAGAAGGGCAGGAAGAATGAACCTACTCATCTGATTAAACTTCTAGAGTCAGCTTTATCAGAAAGTCTCAACGGTGTGGCCGAGTTTGATAGTGACCAGGTTCCGCCAATTGGAGAGAAGCTTCAAAACTGTTGGGTTCTGCCTGTGGTTACCCTCACAAGCATTGCCGTCGCAATTCCTGACATTGACCAAAATACAATCAGATCATTGCGGGATGCAGTAGATGAAGGCCTCAAGTATGTAAGGCTCATAGAGAGTTGTGACACTGATATTTATGATCAAAAGAGGTTTAACATGAGGAAAGCAGCGGATATAGTATGGCGTGGCATTGATATTTATGATCAATGGCTTGACATTGATCTCCACAAATTGGTCACTGAAGAAAAACATACGAAGAAGATAATCGAAAAACTAACGGATATAGGATCCAAAAGCGTTTTGGAGTTCACAGCTGGGGGTGGTGGTGAATGGCCTGCAAAGGTATTGGCAGCCAATTCCATGTACAGGATCGGTAAGACTATTCTGGGGAAGCACAATGACAAGCTTGAGTCTCCTGAGGATTTGTTCAAATGGTTACAAACAACTATTGCTGACATATTGGGAGCTTGCCTTACCAACCTGCCTCGTGTTATATCTATCGAACACCGTGGCGACAGCATTgatgagagggaaaaagaaataaaggATGCAGCATCTGCTCTCGGTGAAGCTCGAGATGTTTTTGCAATTTTAAGTAAGCATAAGCTCCCAGATTTGAGCCCTTATGAGATGGCAGATATTGACGATTGGCGTGAAGCTCTATCTCGCCCTTCTTCTCCTGATGATGTCTAG